TATTCGTTAGCAAATAATTGTAATGCATCAATAGCGCTATATGTTTGTTCTTGATCTAAACTAGATTTTGGAGAACCTTGGTAATAACAATATGCGTTCATGAAATCACACTCCATAGCGTGTTTATTCGTTGGATATGTCTCTGAAAACTTATCGAAATGATATGACGCGGTGATTAAATCGCCCTGGTTATATGCACAATACGCATAGTAATAGTAAACTTCGGCTCCTTTCTTAGTACCTCGATATAAGGCAACCAGCTCCTCTAATAATGGCATTGCACGCAGATAATCTTCTCGATCGAAGTATTCTACAGCTTTGGTGTACTTAAGATCTTTATCTGTACTTTTTAATACTTTCTGATACCCTCTCCCACAACTCGCAATAAGCACAGTTAGAAAGATATATATATATATTACTTGTTTCAACATGGTACAAAGATAGAACTTACTTCATAAATCAACTTAGACGTGTTAACAATTAAAGGTTATGGGTAATTATGGTGCTTGTCATATCATTAATATTGCATTAAATTTGCAAA
This window of the Flavobacteriales bacterium genome carries:
- the bamD gene encoding outer membrane protein assembly factor BamD, which encodes MLKQVIYIYIFLTVLIASCGRGYQKVLKSTDKDLKYTKAVEYFDREDYLRAMPLLEELVALYRGTKKGAEVYYYYAYCAYNQGDLITASYHFDKFSETYPTNKHAMECDFMNAYCYYQGSPKSSLDQEQTYSAIDALQLFANEYPNSDSIPHCNRLMMELRAKLLQKDFDNAKTYFHVRNYKSAVISLGNVMKDFPHNKYKEEIKYLILQSYYLLAKNSVEGKKEERINATITSYEEFIDEFPKSEDLKGAENIYKKAVQERDLINSNKKQGS